The following are encoded in a window of Francisella tularensis subsp. tularensis genomic DNA:
- the tmk gene encoding dTMP kinase, whose protein sequence is MQSKFIVIEGLDGAGKSTAISFVRKYLEKNNLAAIYTREPGGTKIAEELRNLVLHNKYDEEIHSDSELLMIYAGRVQHYRNLIAPALEKGINVVSDRFYWSSMAYQGGGRGVELSKIRALNDNFLNGCEPDLVIYLDIDPILGLQRAQKVGSPDRIEKAGLEFFNRTRKVFKDLVKDSDNAIEIDAAKSIQEVEKQIYLILDKHFNFQN, encoded by the coding sequence ATGCAAAGTAAATTTATTGTAATAGAAGGTCTTGATGGTGCTGGTAAAAGTACAGCTATTAGCTTTGTTAGGAAATATTTAGAAAAAAATAATCTAGCAGCAATTTATACTCGTGAACCAGGCGGAACTAAAATAGCTGAAGAATTAAGAAACTTAGTTCTACATAATAAGTATGATGAAGAAATCCATTCAGATAGTGAGCTATTGATGATTTATGCTGGAAGAGTACAGCATTATAGAAACCTTATCGCACCAGCTTTAGAAAAGGGTATTAATGTGGTTTCAGATAGATTTTACTGGTCAAGCATGGCTTATCAAGGTGGTGGTCGTGGGGTTGAGCTAAGCAAAATCAGAGCGTTAAATGATAATTTTCTTAATGGTTGTGAGCCAGATTTAGTAATCTATCTTGATATTGATCCAATATTGGGGCTACAAAGAGCTCAAAAAGTTGGAAGTCCTGATAGGATTGAAAAAGCTGGGCTAGAATTTTTTAATAGAACCCGTAAAGTTTTCAAAGATCTTGTCAAAGATTCAGATAATGCTATTGAAATTGATGCTGCAAAGTCTATTCAAGAAGTTGAAAAGCAAATATATCTAATATTAGATAAACATTTTAATTTTCAAAATTAA
- a CDS encoding peptide chain release factor 3, producing MSEYLQQIAKRRTFAIISHPDAGKTTITEKMLLFGNAIKTAGTVKAKKSGIHATSDWMEMEKQRGISITTSVMQFPYNGRIINLLDTPGHEDFSEDTYRTLTAVDSALMVVDAVKGVEDRTIKLMNVCRLRDTPIVTFMNKFDRDTRDPLELLDEVENILKIKCAPMNWPIGMGKYFKGVYDLYNDEVTLFETGHGHEIYPYKKIKGLANAKDAIGIDLYEDLEMEIDLVRGASHEFDEQEFLEGNLTPVYFGTALSNFGVKEMMDGFTRYAPAPQHREADQRVVAADEQKLTGFVFKIQANMDEKHRNRIAFFRICSGKYEKGMKIFHERTGKQMQISKALTFMAGEREQVEEGYAGDIIGLHNHGSIQIGDSFTQGEKLKFKGIPNFAPEIFKRVKLNDPLKMKALQKGLVQLSEEGATQVFKPFISNDLVLGAVGVLQFDVVAQRLASEYNVKCSYEGVNVTLARWIFCNDEKKLNDFKKKYEVNLAYDGAGYLTYLAPTGVNLQLAQEKNPDIIFSATREH from the coding sequence ATGAGTGAATATCTACAACAAATCGCTAAGCGTAGGACTTTTGCAATTATTTCTCACCCAGATGCTGGTAAGACAACAATTACAGAAAAAATGTTACTTTTTGGTAATGCTATCAAGACAGCAGGAACTGTTAAAGCTAAAAAAAGTGGTATACATGCTACATCGGATTGGATGGAGATGGAGAAACAAAGAGGAATTTCAATCACAACCTCGGTAATGCAATTTCCCTATAATGGACGTATTATAAATCTACTTGATACTCCAGGACATGAAGATTTCTCTGAGGATACTTATAGAACACTTACTGCGGTAGATTCAGCACTAATGGTTGTTGATGCAGTTAAAGGTGTCGAGGATAGGACTATTAAGCTGATGAATGTTTGTCGCTTAAGAGATACGCCTATTGTAACTTTTATGAATAAGTTTGATCGAGATACTCGTGATCCTCTTGAGCTTTTAGATGAAGTTGAGAATATCCTTAAGATAAAATGTGCTCCAATGAATTGGCCAATTGGTATGGGTAAATATTTTAAAGGAGTTTACGATTTGTATAATGATGAAGTTACTCTATTTGAAACAGGTCATGGGCACGAGATATATCCATACAAAAAGATCAAAGGTCTAGCAAATGCTAAAGATGCTATAGGCATAGACCTCTATGAAGATCTTGAGATGGAAATTGATTTAGTGCGTGGCGCAAGTCATGAGTTTGATGAGCAGGAATTTCTAGAGGGCAATCTCACTCCAGTATATTTTGGTACTGCACTGAGTAATTTTGGTGTCAAAGAAATGATGGATGGTTTTACAAGGTACGCTCCAGCACCCCAGCATCGCGAAGCTGATCAAAGAGTTGTTGCTGCAGACGAGCAAAAATTGACAGGTTTTGTATTTAAAATACAAGCAAATATGGATGAAAAACATCGCAATAGAATTGCATTTTTTAGAATTTGTTCTGGCAAGTATGAAAAAGGTATGAAAATTTTTCATGAAAGAACCGGTAAGCAAATGCAAATCTCAAAAGCACTAACTTTCATGGCAGGTGAAAGAGAGCAAGTTGAAGAAGGTTATGCTGGGGATATTATTGGTTTACATAATCATGGTAGTATTCAGATTGGCGATAGTTTTACTCAAGGAGAAAAACTAAAATTCAAAGGCATACCAAATTTTGCTCCTGAGATTTTCAAAAGAGTTAAACTAAATGATCCACTAAAAATGAAAGCATTACAAAAAGGTTTAGTGCAGCTATCAGAAGAAGGCGCTACACAAGTTTTCAAACCTTTTATATCGAATGATTTGGTACTTGGAGCTGTTGGTGTTTTGCAGTTTGATGTGGTTGCACAGCGTTTGGCATCAGAGTACAATGTCAAATGTTCGTACGAGGGAGTGAACGTTACCTTAGCACGTTGGATTTTTTGTAATGATGAGAAAAAGCTTAATGATTTTAAGAAAAAGTATGAGGTGAATTTGGCTTATGATGGGGCAGGGTATCTTACATATCTAGCGCCAACAGGGGTTAATTTACAGCTGGCACAAGAAAAAAATCCAGATATCATATTTAGTGCAACAAGAGAGCACTAG
- a CDS encoding LysM peptidoglycan-binding domain-containing protein — translation MLKSISRVLVAGFALAMVSPVFSMEIYTVKSNDYLYKIAKNHAVTGVSISELTDAIKGINKSEIPGIIDNRIRIGDKLAIPTTKAEVEDGLTLMRNQIIQSSYQQPSSDTTSQQPSTPAANLGDNTAAANDADDSSTPSVVSQDKIPVLIPTDDNSTPETYKSNLDTQINSDNIQETASYEQQPTQSSSTWGSLFRFIIYVIILAVVVVVGKRFWETRNSKKEQELELISKKKRDHLMSRISPVVSDNEFYRSDKVNNSPQEEFDFFGAAKSSRSEVTTVDEEIQSQQESEDTFEQPAQNEEDLFAQRDKNIIVKTEKGVVFETNTDDTLVNSTADETKVEEIDSQQQAEQELQYINELIEQFLDSEKYVEASITIQDSLEKDPNNIDLRYKLLEVYARAGDEIAFEGEVHFIKSKNIVSMFDPLHQKIAKLRDKYFE, via the coding sequence ATGTTAAAAAGTATCAGTAGGGTTCTTGTAGCTGGATTTGCATTAGCGATGGTAAGTCCAGTTTTCTCAATGGAAATATATACCGTTAAATCAAATGATTATCTATATAAAATAGCAAAAAATCACGCAGTAACAGGTGTAAGCATATCTGAGTTAACAGATGCTATTAAGGGTATCAATAAATCTGAGATACCTGGAATTATTGATAATAGAATAAGAATTGGTGATAAACTTGCTATCCCAACTACTAAGGCTGAGGTTGAGGATGGCTTAACACTGATGAGAAATCAGATAATTCAAAGCTCATACCAACAGCCTAGCAGTGATACAACTTCGCAACAACCTAGTACACCTGCTGCTAATCTTGGTGATAATACAGCAGCTGCTAATGATGCTGATGATTCATCAACTCCAAGTGTGGTAAGCCAAGACAAAATTCCAGTACTAATCCCTACTGATGATAATAGTACTCCAGAGACATATAAAAGTAATCTAGATACTCAAATAAACTCTGATAATATTCAAGAAACAGCATCTTATGAGCAACAGCCAACACAATCTTCAAGTACTTGGGGATCATTATTTAGATTTATTATTTATGTCATAATATTAGCTGTAGTTGTTGTTGTTGGTAAAAGGTTTTGGGAAACTAGAAACTCAAAAAAAGAGCAAGAACTTGAGCTCATATCAAAAAAGAAGAGAGATCATTTGATGTCACGAATATCTCCGGTTGTTTCTGATAATGAGTTTTATAGATCTGATAAGGTTAATAATAGCCCACAAGAGGAATTTGATTTCTTTGGAGCTGCAAAATCATCTAGATCAGAGGTAACTACTGTTGATGAAGAAATTCAATCACAGCAAGAATCTGAAGATACTTTTGAGCAGCCTGCTCAAAATGAAGAGGATTTATTTGCTCAAAGAGATAAAAATATTATTGTCAAAACTGAGAAAGGCGTGGTCTTTGAGACCAATACAGATGACACACTTGTCAATTCTACAGCTGATGAAACTAAAGTTGAAGAGATAGACTCACAACAGCAAGCAGAACAAGAATTACAATATATAAACGAACTTATTGAACAGTTCTTAGATAGTGAAAAGTATGTTGAGGCTAGTATCACGATTCAGGATTCATTAGAAAAAGATCCAAATAATATTGATTTACGTTATAAGCTTCTAGAAGTATATGCTCGTGCAGGCGATGAAATAGCTTTTGAAGGAGAGGTACATTTTATTAAGTCTAAAAATATTGTCAGTATGTTTGATCCATTACATCAAAAAATTGCTAAACTTAGAGATAAATATTTTGAGTGA